A genomic region of Chryseobacterium sp. KACC 21268 contains the following coding sequences:
- the pepT gene encoding peptidase T — MENIQLDGVWKEKLLSRFITYIKIFSTSDAESETTPSTERQWDIANYLYKELQELGLEDVSIDDKGYVFGFIPSNIEETVPQVGFIAHYDSSPDFNGENVNPQIWENYDGEDLLLNKETGFTLSSTKFEALKKYIGQTIITTDGTTLLSADDKAGVAEIVTAAEFLLANPQIKHGRISIGFNPDEEIGRGAHHFDVEKFGAEWAYTMDGGEIGELEYENFNAAGAVVKIHGLSVHPGYSFGKMLNAGLVASEFINSLPENETPATTKGFEGFFHLTDFEGDVSEAKLQYIIRDHDDQKFEDRKKLIAEKVEAINQKYGEKTAEIEIKPQYLNMKKQFEGKMHIVDIAEQAMKNAGITPKIKAIRGGTDGAQLSYMGLPCPNIFAGGHNFHGPYEFVPLESMIAAVSVIVHISQLVK; from the coding sequence ATGGAAAACATCCAATTGGACGGAGTTTGGAAAGAAAAACTCCTGAGCAGATTCATCACCTACATCAAGATATTTTCAACCAGCGACGCAGAAAGTGAGACCACGCCTTCCACGGAAAGACAATGGGACATTGCAAATTACCTTTACAAAGAATTGCAGGAACTCGGCTTGGAAGACGTCAGTATCGATGACAAAGGCTATGTTTTTGGATTCATTCCTTCCAATATCGAAGAAACAGTTCCACAAGTTGGATTCATTGCGCACTATGATTCTTCACCAGATTTTAACGGTGAGAATGTGAATCCGCAGATTTGGGAAAATTATGACGGCGAAGATTTGTTATTGAACAAAGAAACAGGATTTACCTTGTCTTCAACCAAATTTGAAGCTTTAAAAAAATATATCGGGCAAACCATTATCACGACAGACGGGACCACTTTGCTAAGTGCGGATGACAAAGCTGGTGTTGCAGAAATTGTAACGGCCGCAGAATTTTTGTTAGCAAATCCTCAAATCAAGCACGGACGAATTTCCATCGGTTTCAATCCAGATGAGGAAATTGGAAGAGGCGCACATCATTTCGATGTTGAAAAGTTTGGTGCAGAATGGGCGTACACAATGGACGGTGGCGAAATTGGCGAATTGGAATACGAAAACTTCAACGCGGCCGGAGCAGTCGTGAAAATCCACGGATTGTCTGTTCATCCAGGTTATTCTTTTGGTAAAATGCTGAATGCAGGATTGGTAGCTTCAGAGTTCATCAATTCATTACCGGAAAATGAAACGCCAGCAACAACAAAAGGTTTCGAAGGATTCTTTCACTTGACAGATTTTGAAGGCGATGTTTCCGAAGCCAAACTTCAATACATCATCCGCGACCACGATGACCAGAAATTTGAAGATAGAAAAAAACTGATTGCTGAAAAAGTAGAAGCAATCAACCAAAAATACGGAGAGAAAACGGCAGAGATAGAAATCAAACCGCAATATCTCAATATGAAAAAACAATTCGAAGGCAAAATGCACATCGTGGACATCGCTGAACAGGCAATGAAAAACGCTGGCATCACTCCGAAAATCAAAGCTATCCGTGGCGGAACAGACGGCGCACAGTTGTCCTATATGGGATTGCCTTGCCCGAATATCTTCGCTGGTGGACACAACTTCCACGGACCGTACGAATTTGTACCTTTGGAAAGTATGATTGCGGCCGTGAGCGTAATCGTTCATATCTCACAATTGGTAAAGTAA
- a CDS encoding VanZ family protein, whose translation MKRYYAVLIPFYTIFLLYMMFYGCGRHPEFGFLQLNPLQSITYFLRYNNFFSETFMVNIVGNILVFIPFGGLGLLIKKLNNLPLLFFLFVCGISVIELAQYYTARGTADIDDVFLNTFGMLIGYFGLKVATWMNVADLRIDLNYDESPAYSYTR comes from the coding sequence ATGAAAAGATATTATGCAGTGTTAATTCCCTTCTACACTATTTTCTTATTATATATGATGTTTTACGGCTGTGGCAGGCATCCCGAATTTGGATTCTTACAACTCAATCCGCTTCAAAGCATCACCTACTTTCTACGATACAATAATTTTTTCTCAGAGACTTTTATGGTCAATATCGTAGGGAACATATTGGTATTTATCCCATTTGGAGGGCTTGGCTTATTAATCAAAAAACTGAACAATTTGCCATTGCTATTCTTCCTATTCGTTTGCGGAATATCAGTGATAGAACTTGCCCAATACTACACAGCGAGAGGAACTGCCGATATAGACGATGTTTTCCTTAATACATTTGGAATGTTAATAGGATATTTCGGATTGAAAGTGGCCACTTGGATGAATGTGGCGGATCTTAGGATTGACCTTAATTACGACGAATCTCCGGCTTACTCATATACCCGATAA
- a CDS encoding OsmC family peroxiredoxin → MTSKTTYAGENRIDSLHESSGDVFTSYIPTNDFSVREHFSPTDIFATALAQSIFAHLFVVAKDRNIDITGATCDLKKTMYFEPRRIGELFCIFKFPHSYTQEEITFIEETAKNSPVYLSLHPDIKKIFIFEYQD, encoded by the coding sequence ATGACTTCAAAAACGACTTATGCAGGTGAGAATAGAATTGATTCTTTACACGAAAGCTCTGGTGATGTCTTCACCTCATACATTCCCACAAATGATTTCAGTGTACGAGAGCACTTTTCTCCAACAGACATTTTTGCAACCGCACTGGCACAAAGTATTTTTGCCCATCTATTTGTTGTCGCAAAAGATAGAAACATTGACATAACGGGTGCAACTTGCGATTTGAAAAAAACAATGTACTTCGAACCGAGAAGAATTGGTGAGCTCTTCTGTATTTTCAAATTTCCGCATTCTTACACACAAGAGGAAATCACTTTTATAGAAGAAACAGCGAAAAATTCTCCGGTTTATCTGAGTTTACATCCGGACATCAAGAAAATATTTATTTTCGAATATCAAGACTAA
- a CDS encoding glycosyltransferase family 2 protein produces MKLSICIPVFNFDVNELVDDLQGQINSEKLDAEIILIDDASSQEFVSINKNLETKVSQFIFLEKNIGRSKIRNLFLKYTNSEYLLFLDCDGKVINGNFLKTYFDFISKQNPDVIFGGRKVSEIEPDSEYGLRWKFATERENLAVNQRLKSPYLSFQTNNFVVRKSILDEIRFNEGITQYGYEDLIFAKELYDHQVKVDHIDNPIFNNDVETNAVFLAKADQSAKSLAQLINTDKNFDRVSEIKLAKAYLMMKKSGTVHLYQLLYKLFKSQIEKKLLTGNASLRALDFYKLGQLIGYMSKPEIRRN; encoded by the coding sequence ATGAAGCTGAGCATTTGCATTCCTGTTTTTAATTTTGATGTCAATGAATTGGTTGATGACCTTCAAGGTCAGATTAATTCTGAAAAGTTAGATGCGGAAATCATTTTGATTGATGATGCTTCTAGTCAGGAGTTTGTGAGCATCAATAAAAATCTGGAGACAAAAGTCAGCCAATTTATATTCCTTGAAAAAAATATCGGACGTTCCAAAATCCGAAATCTATTTTTAAAATATACCAACTCAGAATATTTGCTTTTCCTTGATTGCGATGGGAAGGTGATTAATGGAAATTTTCTCAAAACCTATTTTGACTTTATCAGTAAACAAAATCCTGATGTCATTTTTGGAGGACGGAAAGTAAGTGAAATTGAACCAGATTCAGAATATGGATTGCGATGGAAGTTTGCCACTGAGAGGGAAAATCTAGCCGTAAATCAACGTTTGAAATCGCCCTATTTAAGTTTTCAGACCAACAACTTTGTGGTTAGAAAATCTATTCTTGATGAGATTAGATTTAATGAAGGAATCACGCAGTACGGCTACGAGGATCTTATATTTGCAAAAGAACTTTACGACCATCAGGTGAAAGTGGACCATATAGACAATCCGATTTTTAATAATGATGTGGAAACCAATGCTGTTTTTCTCGCGAAAGCGGACCAATCTGCAAAGAGTTTGGCGCAATTAATCAATACGGATAAGAATTTTGACAGAGTTTCAGAGATCAAACTAGCAAAAGCTTATCTGATGATGAAGAAAAGTGGAACTGTGCATCTGTATCAGCTTCTTTACAAACTATTCAAATCGCAGATAGAAAAAAAGCTTCTCACGGGCAATGCCTCGCTAAGAGCTCTGGATTTTTACAAATTGGGTCAGCTTATCGGGTATATGAGTAAGCCGGAGATTCGTCGTAATTAA
- a CDS encoding quinol:cytochrome C oxidoreductase yields MYSFSPKLKLYSIILIVVGVVLFGIGYALNHGLDDTAISHWMESVHSKGHEAPSHSSELVGPQDHEAHLEHAKHQIHNQPLAAVHTFAVFFFGISCCALFFYSIQHAAHAGWSIIVTRVMEAVASFIPYGGALLIILTLLNATHNGHLFHWMDPNLTDPNSPEFDIILYEKSKFLNIPFYIVRTLIYTIGASFFVWKLKSISKKVDENKGDRKIYASLYSWNVGYIAFFGFASAAWAWDWLMSIDPHWYSTLYIWYSMVSCLSTAVACIILVSVYIKKKGVYPQFNNNHLHDLGKFLFATSMLWSYLWFCQFMLYWYANIPEEINYFFGRFEYYKPTFLPMLIINFLVPLLVLVSSSIKRNYKVVTFMACVVIIGHAVDYFNMVMPGTVGPYWNNTSMLFLIFGSFIFFVGLFVFAVMTALSKLKLMPTGNPFFHESEIYEYPF; encoded by the coding sequence ATGTATAGTTTTTCACCTAAATTAAAATTGTATTCTATCATACTCATTGTTGTAGGAGTTGTTTTATTCGGGATTGGTTATGCTCTTAACCATGGTTTGGATGATACTGCAATTTCTCATTGGATGGAGTCTGTTCATTCAAAAGGTCACGAGGCACCTTCTCATTCCAGTGAGTTAGTTGGTCCTCAGGATCACGAGGCTCATTTGGAGCACGCAAAACACCAGATCCACAATCAGCCTTTGGCGGCAGTTCATACATTTGCAGTATTCTTTTTTGGGATCAGCTGTTGTGCATTGTTCTTCTATAGTATTCAACACGCGGCTCACGCTGGTTGGTCTATTATTGTGACAAGAGTGATGGAGGCAGTAGCTTCGTTCATTCCTTATGGAGGAGCTCTTTTAATTATCTTGACGCTTCTTAATGCAACTCACAACGGACATTTATTCCATTGGATGGATCCGAATCTTACCGATCCGAATTCTCCAGAGTTTGATATTATCTTGTACGAAAAATCAAAATTCCTTAATATTCCTTTCTACATCGTTAGAACATTGATCTACACCATCGGAGCATCTTTCTTTGTTTGGAAATTGAAAAGTATTTCTAAGAAAGTAGATGAGAACAAAGGAGACAGAAAGATCTATGCTAGCCTTTACAGTTGGAATGTAGGCTATATCGCATTCTTCGGGTTTGCATCTGCAGCTTGGGCTTGGGATTGGTTGATGTCTATTGACCCACACTGGTATTCTACACTTTACATTTGGTATTCAATGGTTAGTTGTTTGTCAACTGCTGTAGCTTGTATCATTTTGGTTAGTGTTTATATTAAGAAAAAAGGAGTATATCCACAATTCAATAACAACCACCTTCACGATCTTGGTAAATTCTTATTCGCAACGAGTATGCTTTGGAGTTACCTTTGGTTCTGTCAGTTTATGTTGTATTGGTACGCGAACATTCCGGAAGAGATCAATTATTTCTTTGGTAGATTCGAATATTACAAACCGACTTTCCTACCAATGCTGATCATCAACTTCCTTGTGCCATTGTTGGTATTGGTAAGTAGCAGCATCAAAAGAAATTACAAAGTGGTAACATTTATGGCTTGTGTTGTAATAATTGGTCACGCGGTTGATTATTTCAATATGGTAATGCCAGGAACAGTTGGTCCTTACTGGAACAATACTTCTATGTTATTCTTGATTTTCGGATCGTTCATTTTCTTTGTTGGTCTTTTCGTTTTCGCAGTGATGACAGCTTTGTCAAAACTAAAATTGATGCCAACTGGAAACCCGTTCTTCCACGAATCAGAGATCTACGAATATCCTTTCTAA
- a CDS encoding bifunctional folylpolyglutamate synthase/dihydrofolate synthase has translation MNSHEYQEAVDWLFAQAPNYQRDGSSAYKPGLENIKKLCDFFGNPQDKIKTIHIGGTNGKGSTSNMLASVLQESGYKIGLYNSPHLVDFTERIKVNCKNCDKEFVYDFIQKLKELPSEIQPSFFEFTTIMAFEYFHQQKVDYAIIEVGLGGRLDSTNIIKPLVSAITNVQLDHQDLLGETIEEIAFEKAGIIKENIPIVSGDEKTSVRDIIINKAKEMNTEFIDATTIETSLESDLKGKYQKKNIRVVMALVNELRKQDLTIRDENLKSGLSNVSKNTNFIGRWFEFSQNPLTICDTGHNKAGLEEVFNQLNEYSQHKHIVLGFVNDKKIDEVLEILPKNENYYFVKPNVNRGRNPETYEDLLKKSEINYKIFQNVQDGYLSATQNCKAGEMIFIGGSNFVVGDFLEKNLLTS, from the coding sequence ATGAATTCACACGAATATCAGGAAGCCGTAGATTGGCTTTTTGCCCAAGCTCCAAACTATCAAAGAGATGGTTCTTCAGCTTACAAACCTGGACTTGAAAACATCAAAAAACTTTGTGACTTTTTCGGAAATCCACAGGATAAAATCAAAACGATTCATATCGGCGGAACAAATGGAAAAGGTTCTACAAGTAATATGCTAGCTTCTGTTCTTCAGGAATCTGGTTACAAAATCGGGCTTTATAATTCGCCACATTTGGTAGATTTTACGGAGAGAATCAAAGTCAATTGTAAGAATTGTGATAAGGAATTTGTTTACGATTTCATCCAGAAATTAAAAGAATTACCAAGCGAAATCCAGCCTTCTTTTTTTGAATTCACAACCATAATGGCTTTCGAATATTTTCATCAGCAAAAAGTTGATTATGCAATCATCGAGGTTGGCTTGGGCGGAAGATTGGATTCTACGAACATCATCAAGCCATTGGTTTCTGCAATAACAAATGTTCAATTGGACCATCAAGACCTCTTGGGTGAGACGATTGAAGAAATTGCATTTGAAAAAGCAGGCATCATTAAAGAAAACATTCCTATTGTTTCTGGAGATGAAAAGACTTCTGTCCGTGATATTATCATTAATAAAGCAAAAGAAATGAATACTGAGTTCATTGATGCAACAACGATTGAAACTTCGTTAGAATCTGACCTTAAAGGAAAATATCAGAAAAAGAACATCAGAGTTGTTATGGCTTTGGTTAATGAATTAAGAAAACAAGACTTGACAATTCGTGATGAAAACTTAAAATCCGGACTTTCGAATGTTTCTAAAAACACCAATTTCATCGGACGCTGGTTTGAGTTCTCACAGAATCCTTTGACGATTTGTGATACAGGCCACAACAAAGCCGGACTGGAAGAAGTTTTCAATCAATTGAATGAATATTCTCAGCACAAACATATCGTTCTTGGTTTTGTAAATGATAAGAAAATTGATGAAGTTTTGGAAATTTTGCCCAAAAATGAAAACTATTATTTTGTAAAACCAAACGTCAACCGAGGTCGAAATCCAGAAACTTATGAAGACCTGCTGAAAAAAAGTGAAATTAATTATAAAATTTTTCAAAACGTCCAAGATGGTTATCTTTCTGCAACACAGAATTGTAAAGCGGGCGAAATGATTTTTATTGGCGGAAGTAACTTTGTAGTGGGAGATTTTTTAGAAAAAAATTTGCTGACTTCGTAA
- a CDS encoding SUF system Fe-S cluster assembly protein: MKLTDDQIADIGEEIIKELKSVYDPEIPVDIYELGLVYDVQISEEADVLVIMTLTSPNCPVAETLPVEVEDKVRGVEGVKSAKIELTFEPTWTKEMMSEEAKFELGML; this comes from the coding sequence ATGAAACTGACAGACGATCAAATAGCTGATATAGGCGAAGAAATTATCAAGGAACTTAAATCCGTTTATGACCCGGAAATTCCGGTGGATATTTACGAATTGGGATTGGTGTACGACGTTCAGATCTCAGAAGAAGCAGATGTTTTGGTTATAATGACACTGACATCTCCAAACTGCCCAGTTGCCGAAACACTACCAGTAGAAGTGGAAGACAAAGTACGTGGCGTAGAAGGCGTGAAATCCGCAAAAATAGAACTTACCTTTGAGCCAACCTGGACCAAGGAAATGATGAGCGAAGAAGCCAAGTTCGAACTTGGTATGTTATAA
- a CDS encoding SufE family protein encodes MTIKENQQELVEEFSFLEDWEQKYEYIIDLGKELEGLPDDKKTDDNLIRGCQSKVWIDAEHKDGKLFFNADSDGILPKGIVSLLVRIYSGHSTQEILDSDFDFISQIGLQEFLSPSRANGLMAMTKQIKFYAVAFQLKK; translated from the coding sequence ATGACAATCAAAGAAAATCAACAAGAATTAGTAGAAGAATTCTCCTTTCTGGAAGATTGGGAACAGAAATACGAATACATCATCGACCTCGGCAAAGAGTTGGAAGGACTTCCCGATGATAAGAAAACAGACGACAATCTCATCCGTGGTTGCCAGTCCAAAGTTTGGATAGATGCCGAACACAAGGACGGAAAATTGTTCTTCAACGCAGATTCTGACGGGATTTTGCCTAAGGGAATCGTTTCGCTTTTGGTTAGAATCTACAGTGGACATTCTACGCAGGAGATTTTGGATTCGGATTTTGATTTCATTTCACAAATCGGTTTGCAGGAATTCCTTTCGCCATCGCGAGCAAATGGACTAATGGCTATGACGAAGCAAATCAAATTTTACGCAGTCGCATTTCAACTAAAGAAGTAG
- a CDS encoding c-type cytochrome, which translates to MLKMKNSILKITAIFGLTTVLLNSCGGPKDNPPLVYFPDMYFPVAYDPLMKAKDAYSDHENEIPAFVAHNGATGLSPVEGSVSQNRDGIVTEEALPKNVDQYNAGYEASRAITASPLKPENLEKDLARGKVLFDHTCSACHGTGGDGQGPIVKSGAYSGVPNYADRDITIGSIHYVLTNGRNAMGSYAGQLNVGDRWRVALYVYNTFKGSATTATPAADAPAATATTEKTSTAATAPEAKTNAK; encoded by the coding sequence ATGCTTAAGATGAAGAATAGTATATTAAAAATTACAGCAATCTTTGGTTTAACTACTGTTTTACTGAATTCTTGCGGTGGTCCAAAAGACAATCCACCTTTGGTATATTTTCCGGATATGTATTTTCCTGTAGCTTATGATCCTTTGATGAAAGCGAAAGATGCTTATTCCGATCATGAAAATGAAATCCCTGCATTTGTTGCTCACAACGGTGCAACTGGACTTTCTCCTGTAGAAGGATCTGTTTCACAAAATAGAGACGGAATTGTAACTGAAGAAGCTTTACCAAAAAATGTAGATCAGTACAACGCTGGCTATGAAGCTTCAAGAGCTATCACAGCTTCTCCTTTGAAACCTGAAAACCTTGAGAAAGATTTGGCAAGAGGAAAAGTATTGTTCGATCATACTTGTTCTGCTTGTCACGGAACTGGAGGTGACGGACAAGGACCAATTGTAAAAAGCGGTGCTTACTCAGGTGTTCCAAATTATGCTGACAGAGATATCACGATCGGATCTATCCATTATGTTTTGACAAATGGTAGAAATGCGATGGGATCTTATGCAGGACAACTTAATGTAGGTGACAGATGGAGAGTGGCTTTATATGTTTACAATACATTCAAAGGTTCAGCTACTACTGCAACTCCGGCCGCTGATGCTCCAGCTGCAACAGCTACGACAGAAAAAACTTCTACTGCAGCCACTGCACCGGAAGCTAAAACCAATGCTAAATAA
- a CDS encoding 3'-5' exonuclease: MIQKLPIENILFLDIETVPQIDSWNNLDPTTQYLWDKKTKSQRKDEIEASEFYEQRAGIMAEFGMIICISIGMIDNNSGRLKIKTFAGGEKNLLIEFCELFNAPRMNNVILCAHNGKEFDFPYIARRLLIHGIQPPTPFQMFGKKPWEIPHVDTMELWKFGDWKSYVSLELLAHLFGIPTPKDDIDGSMVADIYYKDGDIDRIIHYCEKDVLTLANVFRRMRQEDLLKRLD, encoded by the coding sequence ATGATCCAAAAACTTCCAATAGAAAATATACTTTTCCTAGACATTGAAACTGTACCCCAGATTGACAGTTGGAATAACCTCGATCCCACGACACAATATCTTTGGGATAAGAAAACCAAATCTCAAAGAAAGGACGAAATAGAAGCTTCTGAATTCTACGAACAACGCGCTGGGATAATGGCCGAATTCGGGATGATCATCTGCATATCAATCGGAATGATCGATAATAATTCCGGAAGGCTGAAAATAAAAACATTCGCAGGAGGAGAGAAAAATTTGTTAATAGAATTTTGTGAATTGTTCAATGCGCCAAGGATGAACAATGTAATTCTCTGTGCACACAACGGCAAGGAATTTGACTTCCCTTACATTGCAAGACGACTTTTGATTCACGGGATACAGCCACCGACGCCTTTTCAAATGTTTGGTAAGAAACCTTGGGAAATTCCCCATGTTGATACGATGGAACTTTGGAAATTCGGAGATTGGAAAAGTTATGTTTCTCTGGAATTACTCGCTCACCTCTTTGGAATCCCAACGCCAAAAGATGATATCGATGGCAGTATGGTTGCCGATATATACTACAAAGACGGTGATATAGACAGAATCATTCATTATTGTGAAAAAGATGTCTTAACTTTGGCAAACGTTTTCCGGCGTATGCGTCAGGAAGACTTATTAAAAAGATTAGATTAA
- a CDS encoding MotA/TolQ/ExbB proton channel family protein produces MANQPSIWEFLFGGGLLSVTLVIILIFLGIAAVVFFGQKFFALNRENQVDPYLLKNVNDLLNDGRVQSAVDFCRRDNSPESRSVEKGLSRLGRPVGEIASAMETHAQIELNKAEKHIGFLATLSGAAPMLGLLGGVLILASTFGGLSKTDTVISQNLLAADFYKALAPTVVGLVVGFLSYIFHNILVAKVDYLLMKIQFHTNEFLDIINKPA; encoded by the coding sequence ATGGCAAATCAACCTTCTATTTGGGAATTCTTATTTGGCGGAGGCTTACTCAGCGTTACGCTGGTCATTATCCTGATATTCTTAGGAATTGCGGCTGTAGTTTTTTTTGGACAGAAGTTTTTTGCACTCAACCGCGAAAATCAGGTTGACCCTTACCTGCTGAAAAATGTGAACGACCTTTTGAACGACGGAAGAGTACAATCCGCTGTCGACTTTTGCAGAAGAGATAATTCGCCAGAATCCAGAAGTGTGGAAAAAGGCCTTTCCCGATTGGGAAGACCAGTTGGCGAAATTGCCAGCGCAATGGAAACCCACGCACAGATTGAACTCAACAAGGCAGAAAAACACATCGGATTTCTTGCAACACTTTCTGGTGCAGCACCGATGCTTGGACTTCTTGGTGGTGTTTTGATTTTGGCCTCTACTTTTGGAGGCTTGTCAAAAACTGACACGGTGATTTCTCAAAATCTTTTGGCGGCAGACTTTTACAAAGCTTTAGCGCCGACTGTAGTTGGCCTGGTTGTAGGATTTCTATCTTATATTTTTCATAACATCTTGGTGGCGAAGGTTGACTATCTATTAATGAAAATCCAGTTTCACACGAATGAGTTTTTGGATATTATTAATAAGCCGGCTTAG
- a CDS encoding glycosyltransferase family 9 protein, protein MKTILAYRFSAFGDVAMTVPVCVEFLEQNPDVQIIFISRDNFKDLFDRHPRLIFKGISFDDYKGVFGIRKLTRQLIREFKPDYVADLHDVIRTKMVNSIFKRHRYKVFKINKGKEEKEKLTNVWNLDKKPLKRTVERYADVFRKMGFPLELSHKLRPQTDEKSGVGFAPFAQHKGKMMPLDKSFELARVLAKSHKVYFFGGGKEEDEILRKWESQIPNTLSLSGKLSLKEELQKISELETMISMDSANMHLASLMGTRCVSVWGSTHHFAGFLGYGQSEDDIVHVKDLSCRPCSVFGDKECFRGDYACLEELNIQKIIDRI, encoded by the coding sequence GTGAAGACTATTTTAGCATATCGTTTTTCCGCATTTGGGGACGTTGCAATGACTGTTCCTGTGTGCGTCGAGTTTCTGGAGCAGAATCCTGATGTGCAAATCATTTTCATCAGCAGGGATAATTTCAAGGACCTTTTTGACAGACATCCAAGACTGATTTTCAAAGGCATCAGCTTTGATGATTACAAAGGTGTTTTCGGAATTCGAAAGCTGACCAGACAATTGATTAGAGAATTCAAGCCCGATTATGTCGCTGACCTTCACGATGTCATCAGAACAAAAATGGTGAATTCCATCTTCAAAAGACACCGATACAAAGTTTTTAAAATCAACAAAGGCAAGGAGGAAAAGGAGAAACTGACCAACGTTTGGAATCTCGACAAAAAACCACTGAAAAGAACTGTGGAACGTTATGCCGACGTTTTCAGAAAAATGGGATTTCCATTAGAATTATCCCACAAATTAAGACCTCAAACTGACGAGAAAAGCGGAGTAGGATTTGCGCCTTTCGCTCAACACAAGGGAAAGATGATGCCTTTGGACAAGTCTTTCGAATTGGCTAGAGTTCTTGCAAAGTCACATAAGGTTTACTTCTTCGGAGGTGGAAAAGAGGAGGACGAAATCCTAAGAAAATGGGAAAGTCAAATCCCGAATACGCTGAGTTTGTCGGGGAAATTATCTTTAAAAGAAGAACTTCAGAAAATCTCCGAACTGGAAACGATGATTTCTATGGATTCCGCAAATATGCATTTGGCAAGTTTGATGGGAACCAGATGTGTTTCTGTTTGGGGTTCCACGCATCATTTTGCTGGCTTTTTGGGTTACGGGCAAAGTGAAGATGACATTGTCCACGTCAAAGATTTGTCTTGCAGACCTTGTTCTGTTTTCGGTGATAAAGAATGTTTCCGAGGCGATTATGCTTGTCTTGAGGAATTGAACATCCAGAAAATCATCGACAGAATATGA
- a CDS encoding hydroxymethylglutaryl-CoA lyase — protein MFLTECPRDAMQGWGEMIPTQTKIDYINRMMEVGFDVLDCGSFVNPKTMPQMADSGTVLDEIDKSLSNTKLSVIVANLKGAEKALSHEQVDILGFPFSISETFQHRNTNKSREEAFTEVMKIFELAKSESRQLNLYFSMALGNPYGESWKWEDVDFWAKRFEEVGIKDILLSDTTGVGDVERIKLLFSKVPHKYPEINFGAHFHNRYEDSYMKLKAAYDEGCRRFDSAIKGIGGCPMAKDDLVGNMPTEKVFTFMSSEKIDIYQNLLHFESAYNMAKDIFHF, from the coding sequence ATGTTCTTAACCGAATGTCCTAGAGACGCGATGCAAGGCTGGGGAGAAATGATTCCCACGCAAACGAAGATAGATTACATCAACAGGATGATGGAAGTTGGTTTTGATGTGTTGGATTGCGGAAGCTTTGTGAACCCGAAAACGATGCCTCAAATGGCGGATTCTGGAACTGTGCTGGACGAAATCGACAAATCGCTTTCCAATACCAAACTTTCCGTAATTGTCGCCAACTTGAAAGGGGCGGAAAAAGCGTTGAGTCACGAGCAAGTTGATATTTTGGGATTTCCTTTCTCAATTTCTGAAACTTTCCAACATAGAAATACGAACAAAAGTCGTGAAGAAGCTTTTACGGAAGTGATGAAAATTTTCGAATTGGCAAAGTCTGAAAGTCGACAGTTGAATCTCTATTTTTCTATGGCGCTTGGAAATCCTTACGGTGAGAGTTGGAAATGGGAAGATGTGGATTTTTGGGCGAAGCGTTTTGAGGAGGTTGGAATCAAGGATATTCTACTTTCTGACACGACTGGCGTGGGGGATGTGGAAAGAATCAAACTTCTCTTCAGCAAAGTGCCTCACAAATATCCGGAAATCAACTTCGGAGCGCATTTCCATAACCGATATGAGGATTCTTATATGAAACTGAAAGCGGCCTATGATGAAGGTTGCAGAAGGTTCGATAGTGCGATAAAAGGCATTGGTGGTTGTCCGATGGCAAAGGATGACCTGGTTGGAAATATGCCGACGGAGAAGGTTTTCACTTTTATGTCATCTGAGAAAATTGATATCTATCAGAATCTTCTTCATTTTGAAAGTGCTTATAATATGGCGAAGGATATTTTTCATTTTTAG